TCGACCGGACCGTCCTGCGCCGGGGCGGGGGCCTGGGCGGGGTCGCTGTCGCCGGGGAGGAGTTCCAGGTCGCCGGTGCTGGTGGTGGCGAGCAGGTCGGGGCTGCCGTCGCCCGTGATGTCACCGGGTGCGATCTTGGTCTTGGGGTTCCAGGGCGCGGTGAAGGTGTAACTGACCGGGTTCTGGGAGAGGTTGCCGGCCCGGTCGACCGCGGCGACGTACAGGGTGTGCACGCCCCAGTCGGTGACCGGGATCGTGACCTTGCCGGAGGCGGTGGCGCCGTTGGTGGACGTCACCTTGGAGGTGCGGCCGGTGGTGGCGGTGGGCTGGCTGTCGAGCTGCCAGAGGAAGTGATCGATGCCGCTCGCCTTGCAGCCGGCCGGGTCGCAGGTGTCGGCCGGGGTGTTGTCGGCGGCGGAGACGGAGAAGTCGGCGGTGACTCCGCTGCCGGCATAGGTGTCGCCGGCCCCGCTGCCCACGGGCGGGAAGTGTGGGTTGTCGGCGACCGCCGGAGTCTGCGGCGGGGTGAAGTCGGTGTCGAACCAGCAATGGTCGCTGACGTCCGACTTCAACTTGATGGAGGAGTTGTCCTGGGCGTAGACGGCCCAGCCGTACTCGTGACCGTCCTTGAGGGTGAAGCCGATCGGCGCGTCGGCGTCCGTGCCGGAGGCGACCATGCCGCTGTCCGGGGTGCCCTTGTCCACCGGGTCACCGGCGGAGTCCAGGTCGGTGCGGTCCCAGACGTGGTAGTGCGCCTCGGCGTGCTCACCGGAGATGTGGGTTGTGACGGTCGAGTGCAGCTGGATGTTGCTGCCCGCGTCGCTGTACGTCGTCGCGCCGATCCAGCCGACCGCGCCGCTGCCGGTGACGCAGTCGCCGTCCGCGCCCAGGGGCTTGGGCGTGGTGCGCAGCTTGGTGGGGGTGTCCGGCGGGATGTCGAAGTTCGTGGTCAGGGTGAGAACCTGCGACATGCGCAGGTAGTCCAGGTTGGAGCTGGTCCTCGACTCGTTGCCGAACAGTCCGAAGGTCCAGGTGCTCTTGTTGCCCTTGGCGATCTTCTGGATCTGGTCGTCCACGCGGAAACTCGCAGTGCTGTTGCTGCAGTTGCTGTTGCCGTTGGCGCCGCTGGGCACGGTGGTCTTCACGGCCGGGTAGCCGTTGTCGTCAAGGGTGTCGGGCTGGTGCTTCCAGTCGGTGTTCTCGTTGATGGTGCCGGTGGTGTGCAGGGTGATCGGCTGGTCGTGGGAGCAGTCGACGCTGGCCGCGAAGGTGGTGCTGACCTTCACCTCGGCCTTGACGACGGTCATGGACGGGTCGAGACCAGCGGTGTTGACCGCGTAGTACGACCGTTCCAGGCCGACCCCGCAGGCACCGCCCCACTGCTGGTAGCCGACGCCCTCGCCGTTGGTCTGCGGCTTGTTGTACTGCGGAGCGTCGGAGCAGGCCGAGCTCGAATACACCTCGTCGAAGGCCCCGGACTTGCTGGTCACCGGGTTTTCGAAGGGGTCGATGTAGACCGGGTAGTGAGTGTCGGGCCCGTCGAGCACCGAGGTGTCGGGCGCCAGGGTGAGGGAGTCGTCGGTCGTGGTCATCGGCACCTGACCGACCTGCGCGCCGAGGCCGGGACCGGCCGCGGAGGAGGAGGTGTCCGCCCGTGTGGTGCCCAAAGCCGCGCGCATGGAGGAGGCGGGCCTCGCGGCAACCGAGTCGGACGTGCTGGAGTCCCACATCAATGGCGGCGGACTCGTGTACGACACCGAGCCGTCCGGTGCCTCCGCGGTCATGCCGCCCACCGAGGTGGGCGCCAGTCGCAGGCCGTCGGTCTCCGTCGCCACGGCCAGCCTGCGGACACGCGGATCGGCCGCAGCCTTCGAGTCGTGCACGACCAGCACATCGCTGAAGCCGCCCTGATCCGTCACCGATACCGACACGTCGACGCCGGGCAGCACCGCGGAGTACAGCGCCGTGTGGTCGCTGACCTGCGGCGCGGGCAGCGTGAAGGGCATGGTCAGGCTCATGCTGTGCCCGGCCGGATCGGTCAGCGTGGCCAGCGGCCCGCTTCCACCGCCGGACAACCTCACGCCGCTGGGCGTCGCCTTGGGGGAGTACGTGCCGTCGGAGTTGACGGTGAGCGTAGCGTCCACGGGGACCCAGCCGCCGTCCTGCCGAACTCTGGCCGGCAGCACGGACGAGGTCCTGGTGAAGGAGCCATCGGGTTCGGCGGTCACGGTGTCGGTCTCGCTGGTCAGCGCGTCGACCGGGGCCGGCGTGCCGTCGGAGACCGCCTGGGCCTGCGCGGCGAGCAACGGGTCTGCCGCGCCGCCGGGATCATCGGCGACCAGCGCGCCGGCCGGGGAGGCGAGTGCGGTCAGCAGTATGGCGGCAACCGGAAGCAGCGCGAGTCTGCGAGCGGATGACGGCAGCACGGGACAACTCCTTCGCACGACGGACAGGGCAGACACGAGATCTGCGACCATCCGCGCCCGAAAGGACCGTGCGCCGGGCGTCGGGTCAGGACGTCGGTGACGGCGTGCGGCGGTGATGTTCGCTCCCCCGGCACAGAACGTACACAGGAAATGCCAAAAACAATCACGTAATTGTCATGGCATTGGCAAAGAGTCTTGAGGTTCGTTCAACGTCGTTCTTAGCCTCCCATCCTGGATCACGCCGACCACGTGACCTTTCAGTCAACGGACTACCAAGTCCGTTCCATACGGGGGTACTTCTCACGTGGGTGTGCGAAGAACGCTGACGCTTGTCTCCGCCCTGCTCGCGACCATGGCGCTGCTCGTGACCGGTGCCGTCGCACAGGACGGTGTCGGGCCGTACGTCTTCCACGGCGACTTCTGGAAGCCGAAACCGCTGCCGGTGACCCCCGCCGTAGGTGACCACGAGCTGAGCCGTCCGAAGTCCCCGCGTCCCCGCGGCTACCGTGCCCTGACCCGATATTCGGCGACGAAACCCTCCTGGCCGCATGCCGGTTCACACACGGTCGACCTCAAAGGCAAGCCGGTCAGGGCGGGCGTCCTGCCGGTGTGGGTGGCCTCGTCCGGCAAGGCGAAGCCCCAGCAAGTCCGAGTGCAACTCGCGGACCGCGCAGAGGCTTTGAAGGCCGGCGCCGACACGGGTCTGCTGGTCGGGCTGGGCGGGGCCAAGTCACCCACTGCCAAGGTCAGCGTGGTCGTCGACTACTCCTCCGTCGCCAAGGCCTACGGCGGTGGCTACGGCTCCCGTCTCACCCTCGCCCGTCTTCCCGCCTGCGCCCTGACGACCCCGCAGCGCGCCGAGTGCCGTACCCGTACGCCCCTGAAGTCCGTCAACCGCGCCACCGCCAACCAGCTCACCGCCACGACCACCGCGGATTCGGCGATCGCCGTCACCTCCGGCAGCCGTGGCTCGCAGGGGGACTACTCGGCCACCTCGCTGACTCCGGAGGGGAGTTGGCAGGCCACCGGCACGGGTGCCTACACCTACTCGTACCCGATCGACATGCCGGCCGGCGTCGGGGACACCGGCCCCTCGGTGGCGCTGTCGTACGACTCGCAGTCCGTCGACGGTGAGACCTCGGCCCGCAACTCCCAGGCCTCGTGGATCGGTGACGGCTGGAGCTACCAGCCGGGCTTCGTGCAGCGGCAGTACCGCTCCTGCGGCTCCCTCCTCGACTCCGACGGCAAGAAGGTCGTCAAGGGTTCGGGCGACCAGTGCTGGGGCGGCGCCAACGCGACCGTCTCCTTCGGCTCGCACTCCGGTGTCCTGGTCCCGACGTCGTCCTCCGGAGTCCCGAACGAGATCCGCGAGTACCGGCTCCAGGGCGACGACGGCACTGTCGTACAGGAGCTGTCCGGAGCTGCCAACGGTCTGTTCGACGGCACCTACTTCCGCGTTCTGACCACCGACGGCACCGCTGCCTACTTCGGCGCCGACCATTCGCCGAGCGGCCCCGGTACCAAGGGAACGGCCGCAGCCGACTCCGGTGACGACTCCACACACGCGGCCTGGGGTCTACCGGTGCTGCACCCGCGCTCCGCAGACCCATGCCACAGCGACGCCGACGGCAAGAAGTCCCGCTGCGACAAGCCCGAGGGCTGGCGCTGGAACCTGGACTTCGTCGTATCACCAAGTGGTTTCGTTCAGCGCTTCGACTACGCGACCGAGACCGGCTACTACGACCTCGGCGGCGGCCAGGCGGCGGCGACCGACGACAAGGACGACACCGGCACCCTCACCTCGTACACCCGCGGTGGCACGCTCACCTCGATCTCGTACGGCTACACCGTCGACGACGAGCAGGCGGGCCGCACCCCGTCCGCGCAGGTCGTGTTCGCCTCCAAACAGCGCTGCCAGACGACGTCATCCTTCACGGACTGCTCGGCCGGGAACCTGGATGACAACACGGCGCCGCACTGGCCGGACGTCCCTTGGGACCTGCACTGCGACTCCACCGACAAGACCAAGCTGCCGGACGACGCCACCAAGGTCCCCACGGACGTATGTGTCACCTCGGCACCGACCTTCTGGTCCACCACCCGTCTGGACACCATCACGACGAAGGTGCACGTCAAGGACGGTGACACCGACAAGCTGGTCCCGGTCGACTCCTACGACCTCGGGCAGGTGTACTCCGACGCGGGCGGCGCGGTCGACCCGGTCACCGGCACCACGGTCGACCCCAAGGACGCCGGCTCGCTCCAGGCCGTGATGTGGCTGCAGTCCATCCGGCACACGGGCCGGGACACGTATGCGGGTGGCGACAAGGACATCACCCTCAACCAGGTCTCCTTCACCGGCACCGAGATCGACAACCGGGTGAACGACGACTCCCCGTCGGCGCCGCCGCTGTACCGGCCGCGCATCTCCAACGTGCAGACGGAGACCGGCGAGTCGATCACCGTCGAGTACAACCAGAACCCGTGCGCGGGCAAGTCGCTCGACATCAAGTCGGCCGACTCCAACACCAGCTCCTGCTACCCCGTGTACTGGACGGTGCCCGGCGCCTCCAAGCCGATCGCGGACTGGTTCAACAAGACCACCGTCCACAGCGTCACCGTCGCCGACCTGACCGTCGCCGCGCAGTACAACCCGGACGCCTCCAAGATCCCGGCGGGCTCCGAGGCGCACCTCTTCACCTACGCCTACTCGGGGGCCGCCTGGCACCGGGACGACTCCGACCTGACGGACGACCAGTACCGCACCTGGGACCAGTTCCGCGGCTTCCGCGACGTCACCGTGCGCACCGGCAAGGCCCCCGAGCCGGTCACCCAGCAGACCACCACCTACCTCCAGGGCATGGACGGCGACTACAAGGCCGACGGCAGCCGCCGCTCCGTCAGCCTGGACGCCACCGTCGGCGGCAAGACCGTCGAGACGGTCACCGACTCCAACCAACTCGCGGGCACCGCACTGCAGTCGGACGTGTACACCGCGTCCGGTGGCACGGTGAACGCCTCCACCGTCAACGGCCCGTTCGACTTCACCACCACCGCGCACGCAGACCGCACGTCATGGACGGCCTGGACCCAGGAGGACCATCCCGGGGAGACCAAGCCGGACAAGGACACCCTGCCCGACCTCACCGCGCGCCGGATCAAGTCCACCCAGACGCACGGCTATTCCTTGCTCGTGGACGGCAGTTGGCGGCACACCCGCAGCGACACCGCGTATGACGACCAGGGCCGCGTGCAGTCCGTGGACGCGCACGGTGACGTCTCCGTGGCCGCGCAGGAGAAGTGCGTCGCGACCGACTACGCTGCGCCCGCCCTGTTGGGCGCCAACACCATGCTGCTCGCCTACCCGGACCGCATCACCACGGTCTCCGGGCCCTGCGGCACGGCGCCGGGCAAGGACACTCTGCTCTCCGACAAGAAGATCTACTACGACGGTGACGGCTCTGTCACCGACCTCGGCTCCTACGGCACCGTCACCCACCCGCACGTCACCGGCACCCGGATCGCCACCGGTTTCGCCGCCGACGGAACCGAGAACTGGCGTACCACCAGCGGCATCTCCTACGACACGGCGGGCCGCGTCACCGACGCCCTGGACGCCGCGGGCAACGCCACCCACACCGACTACGCGCCCAAGTGGACGAGTGCGGGCGGCAACACCAATCCCACCAAGGTCACTTCCACCCAGCACCAGACGTGGACGGTCACCTCCAGCCTCGATCCGCTGCGCGGCCTGCCGCTGAAGAACGTCGACGTCAACGGCCGCGTCACCGAGATCGCGTACGACGCTCTCGGCCGCCGTACCGCCGTCTGGCTGCCCGGACGCGACAAGGCGACGCAGAGCGCGGACATGACGTTCGCGTACTCGGTGAACCCGGGCGCGGTCCCGGCCCCCGGCGGCACGATCACCCAGCCCGGCGACCCGTCCTCCGTCACCACGCGCAGCCTGCGTGAGGACGGCACGTACTCGACTTCGGTCAGCATCTACGACGGGATGCTCCAGCCCCGGCAGGCCCAGACGACTGCCGACGGCGACTCGGACTCCGGCCGGATCATCTCCGACACGTTCTACGACTCCCACGGCTGGCCGAGCGCCTCGTACGCCGCCTACTCGGAACCGGACCACGCCCCGTCGGCCAGCCTGTACGCGGCCAACGAGAACGAGATCCCCGCCGAAACCACGACCGCCTACGACGGCCAGGGTCGCGCCACCACGAGCACCCTGTGGCATCAGGCCGTCAAGCAGTGGAGCACTTCCACCGCCTACCCCGGCGCCGACGAGACCGACACCACCCCGCCGGCCGGCGGATCCTCGACCGCCTCCTTCACCGACGCCCTCGGACAGACGGTCAAGTCCGTGGTGAAGAACACCGGCGCCACCGTCACCCTCAAGGGCGGCAGCATCATCCCGTCCGGCACCTCGCTGACCTCCAACTCCGTGCGTCTGACCATGCAGGCCGACGGCAACCTGGTCCTCACCGCACTCGCCAGCGGCAAGACGGTCTGGTCCAGCGGTACGAACGGAAACCCGGGCGCGTACGCCCAGTTCGGCACCGACGGCAATCTCGCCGTCTACACCGCATCCGGCACCTCCAAGTGGAGCACCGGCCTCACTGCGACCACGGGCGCGACGCTGCGCGTGCGCACCGACTCGACGCTCGCCGTGGTCGGCGGCGACGGCAGCACCGTGCTGTGGAAGCAGGGCACGGCGGGCGCGGTCCCGGCCGCCGACGCCACTACTCGCTACACCTACACGCCGGCCGGGCAGCTCGACTCGGTCAGCGACAGCGCGGGCAACACCTGGTCGTACAAGTACGACCTGCTCGGCGAGAAGACCTCGCAGTCCGACCCCAACACGGGCACGACGAGCTTCGACCGGTACGACGTGCTCGGCAACCTCCTGCAGACCACGGACCCGCGCGGCCAGGTGCTGTCGTACACCTACGACTGGGACAACCGGGTCACGGCCGAGTATTCGGCGCCGTGGTCCGCCACCCCGGACCCGGCGAAGCAACTGATCTCACGTGAGTACGACACGCTGGCCAAGGGCTACCCGACGTCCTCGACCCGCTACGTCGGCGGCGCGAGGGGCAGCGCGTACACCGAGGCGGTCATCGGCTACAACACGGCCTACCAGCCGCTGGGTTCGACGCTGACCGTCCCCGCCGCCGACGGCTTCCCGGGCACGGCGGGCAAGGACAGCGGCACGGTCACGTACACCCTGTCGTCGACGTACACACCGAACGTCGGTCTGCTGGCGACGACCCAGTACCAGGCGGACGGCGGCCTGCCCACCGAACGCATCGGCTACGGCTACACGCTCCAGGGCGCGCTGGACGGCTTCGGCGGCTACATCAACGCCGCCAACACGCCCTCGTACCTCGACGGCACGGTCCACGACCCCTTCGGCCGGGTGCTCCAGGCCAACTACGGCCCCACCGGCAAGGAACTGGCGGCCTTCGCCCAGTACGACGCGACGACGGGCCGCACCACCCAGACCAGCAGCATGACGCAGACGTCCACCACGGCCCTGGACGTTGTCAACTACCGCTACAACCAGTCCGGTGAGCTCACCGCCACGGACGACCTCCAGGACAACACCACCCACGACACCCAGTGCTTCGCCTACGACTCGTTCCAGCGTCTGACCGCCGCTTGGACGGACACCGCGGGGATCACCGGCTCCGGCACCGCGCCGGTGGGCGCGGTCGGCGGCTGCACCACGGCCTCCGTGCAGACCAGCGCGGCGCCGGTGAAGACCAAGACGGTCGGCGGTCCGGCGCCCTACTGGCAGACGTACACCTATGACCTGCTCGGCGACCGGACCGGCATGGTCGACCATGACCCGACCGGCAACGCGGCGGCCGACACGACCCAGTCGACGTCGTACCCAGGCGTCGACGGCACGACTTCCATTGCGCACGCGAACCAGGCGGGCGCGACGACGACCAGCAACCCGGGCACGGGTACGGCGACGCAGACCCCGTCGTACACGGACTCCGCCGGCAAGAACGCGGGCAACACGGTCAGCCGCGCGACGAAGACGACGGGCCTCCTCGCGACCGGCTTCAGCCTCTCGGGCGGCGGCAAGCTGTGCGTCGAGGAGACGGGCTCCGGGGCGAAGGTCGACGTCGACACGTGCAGTTCGTCGTCGACGGCTCAGAAGTGGGCGATCAGCACCGACGGCACGGTCAAGGCGGGCGGCTTCTGTCTGGACACCGCAGGCAACGCGACCACGTCCGGCACGGGCGTGGTGGCCGACACCTGCTCTACCGACGCCACCCAGAAGTGGCGCGTCACGTCCACCGGGACGCTGGTCAACGTGGCCAAGAGCACCCTGTGCCTGACCGACCCGGGGGCCGGCGCCACCAAGGGCACCCAGCTGACGGCCACGACCTGCGGCGGCAAGGGCCAGACGTGGTCGACGACCACGGCGGGCGCACTGCCCGCGGGCCAGACGCAGACCTTCACCTACGACGAAGAGGGCAGGACGGCGACGGTCTCGACGCCGTCCGGCACCACGAGCCGCACGAGCAAGTACCTGTACGACGCGGACGGCAACCTGCTGGAGCAGACGGCGTCGGTCGGCGGCACGGACAAGACGCGAGTGCTGTACCTCTTCGGCGGGGCAGAGCAGCTGACGCTGGACGTGGCCGCGAAGACGTGCACGGCGCTGCGGTACTACTCGGGCCCGGACGGGACGCGGGTGACTCGCTCCAGCTCAGGGGACGTGACGTACCAAATCGCCAACGGGCAGGGCACGGAGACGACTTCGGTGGCCGCCGACGACCTCGCCGTCACTCGCCGGTACTACGACCCGTACGGGAACCCGCGCGGCGCGAAGCCGTCGACGTGGGTTGCGGCGGACGAGAACCACGGCTTCCTGGGCAAACCGGTGGACTCGGTGA
The sequence above is drawn from the Streptomyces sp. SLBN-31 genome and encodes:
- a CDS encoding LamG domain-containing protein; protein product: MLPSSARRLALLPVAAILLTALASPAGALVADDPGGAADPLLAAQAQAVSDGTPAPVDALTSETDTVTAEPDGSFTRTSSVLPARVRQDGGWVPVDATLTVNSDGTYSPKATPSGVRLSGGGSGPLATLTDPAGHSMSLTMPFTLPAPQVSDHTALYSAVLPGVDVSVSVTDQGGFSDVLVVHDSKAAADPRVRRLAVATETDGLRLAPTSVGGMTAEAPDGSVSYTSPPPLMWDSSTSDSVAARPASSMRAALGTTRADTSSSAAGPGLGAQVGQVPMTTTDDSLTLAPDTSVLDGPDTHYPVYIDPFENPVTSKSGAFDEVYSSSACSDAPQYNKPQTNGEGVGYQQWGGACGVGLERSYYAVNTAGLDPSMTVVKAEVKVSTTFAASVDCSHDQPITLHTTGTINENTDWKHQPDTLDDNGYPAVKTTVPSGANGNSNCSNSTASFRVDDQIQKIAKGNKSTWTFGLFGNESRTSSNLDYLRMSQVLTLTTNFDIPPDTPTKLRTTPKPLGADGDCVTGSGAVGWIGATTYSDAGSNIQLHSTVTTHISGEHAEAHYHVWDRTDLDSAGDPVDKGTPDSGMVASGTDADAPIGFTLKDGHEYGWAVYAQDNSSIKLKSDVSDHCWFDTDFTPPQTPAVADNPHFPPVGSGAGDTYAGSGVTADFSVSAADNTPADTCDPAGCKASGIDHFLWQLDSQPTATTGRTSKVTSTNGATASGKVTIPVTDWGVHTLYVAAVDRAGNLSQNPVSYTFTAPWNPKTKIAPGDITGDGSPDLLATTSTGDLELLPGDSDPAQAPAPAQDGPVDGTPPTVTGPVIVSTAKGAPTGTWKDYLVAHRGNLHGDTHDDLLAYNRKTQQLYVVKNDLDPKDDGAFPRTPWSTFPGFVGRRYDVVTKDDCEAADTVPAARCTEAGYDPAKPWDISQLVVDGDVYGNADHPAVITMENNKLWLYQSYGVNHLGHPLLLGDGDWSGLTLIAPGRVGGTFSVDDDGNGKVTGGAPTLWARDDTTGSVYTFPIDVDGGTLMPKLLHAPVRTAFTSAVKTSSGGTLCLDDANAHTADHTKIQIHTCNGSPAQQWVLHDDGSLRVLGKCLDATDGGTDNGTLLQLYKCNGSGSQKWTTGSTGSLVNPQSGRCVDDPSASTTNGTQVRLYTCNNSAAQNWTSTAAAGWNTHPAKALSVVLPKRDYPTLASPGDVNSATGGPDGKPDLYTSDTAGRLTEYPGATPSGTTATFADPVPLGTVTDTATHRWKLDDGTGTSASDPIGDAPANLTGGASWTADADRGTVLNLNGTTGYAATAGPGVDTSGSFTVSAWVKLNSLSGANSTFVSQSDAASVGAANGLQLYYSSGAQVWAFGRHNDDTTSTAFTAAYGTKAVAGKWTHLVGVYDADGGRLLLYVNGRLSATKDYAGESWSATGPVQLGRRLFQGSYGEYANGRLSDVRLYPTALPPEAATAPGGSAVVTQLD
- a CDS encoding ricin-type beta-trefoil lectin domain protein, which codes for MGVRRTLTLVSALLATMALLVTGAVAQDGVGPYVFHGDFWKPKPLPVTPAVGDHELSRPKSPRPRGYRALTRYSATKPSWPHAGSHTVDLKGKPVRAGVLPVWVASSGKAKPQQVRVQLADRAEALKAGADTGLLVGLGGAKSPTAKVSVVVDYSSVAKAYGGGYGSRLTLARLPACALTTPQRAECRTRTPLKSVNRATANQLTATTTADSAIAVTSGSRGSQGDYSATSLTPEGSWQATGTGAYTYSYPIDMPAGVGDTGPSVALSYDSQSVDGETSARNSQASWIGDGWSYQPGFVQRQYRSCGSLLDSDGKKVVKGSGDQCWGGANATVSFGSHSGVLVPTSSSGVPNEIREYRLQGDDGTVVQELSGAANGLFDGTYFRVLTTDGTAAYFGADHSPSGPGTKGTAAADSGDDSTHAAWGLPVLHPRSADPCHSDADGKKSRCDKPEGWRWNLDFVVSPSGFVQRFDYATETGYYDLGGGQAAATDDKDDTGTLTSYTRGGTLTSISYGYTVDDEQAGRTPSAQVVFASKQRCQTTSSFTDCSAGNLDDNTAPHWPDVPWDLHCDSTDKTKLPDDATKVPTDVCVTSAPTFWSTTRLDTITTKVHVKDGDTDKLVPVDSYDLGQVYSDAGGAVDPVTGTTVDPKDAGSLQAVMWLQSIRHTGRDTYAGGDKDITLNQVSFTGTEIDNRVNDDSPSAPPLYRPRISNVQTETGESITVEYNQNPCAGKSLDIKSADSNTSSCYPVYWTVPGASKPIADWFNKTTVHSVTVADLTVAAQYNPDASKIPAGSEAHLFTYAYSGAAWHRDDSDLTDDQYRTWDQFRGFRDVTVRTGKAPEPVTQQTTTYLQGMDGDYKADGSRRSVSLDATVGGKTVETVTDSNQLAGTALQSDVYTASGGTVNASTVNGPFDFTTTAHADRTSWTAWTQEDHPGETKPDKDTLPDLTARRIKSTQTHGYSLLVDGSWRHTRSDTAYDDQGRVQSVDAHGDVSVAAQEKCVATDYAAPALLGANTMLLAYPDRITTVSGPCGTAPGKDTLLSDKKIYYDGDGSVTDLGSYGTVTHPHVTGTRIATGFAADGTENWRTTSGISYDTAGRVTDALDAAGNATHTDYAPKWTSAGGNTNPTKVTSTQHQTWTVTSSLDPLRGLPLKNVDVNGRVTEIAYDALGRRTAVWLPGRDKATQSADMTFAYSVNPGAVPAPGGTITQPGDPSSVTTRSLREDGTYSTSVSIYDGMLQPRQAQTTADGDSDSGRIISDTFYDSHGWPSASYAAYSEPDHAPSASLYAANENEIPAETTTAYDGQGRATTSTLWHQAVKQWSTSTAYPGADETDTTPPAGGSSTASFTDALGQTVKSVVKNTGATVTLKGGSIIPSGTSLTSNSVRLTMQADGNLVLTALASGKTVWSSGTNGNPGAYAQFGTDGNLAVYTASGTSKWSTGLTATTGATLRVRTDSTLAVVGGDGSTVLWKQGTAGAVPAADATTRYTYTPAGQLDSVSDSAGNTWSYKYDLLGEKTSQSDPNTGTTSFDRYDVLGNLLQTTDPRGQVLSYTYDWDNRVTAEYSAPWSATPDPAKQLISREYDTLAKGYPTSSTRYVGGARGSAYTEAVIGYNTAYQPLGSTLTVPAADGFPGTAGKDSGTVTYTLSSTYTPNVGLLATTQYQADGGLPTERIGYGYTLQGALDGFGGYINAANTPSYLDGTVHDPFGRVLQANYGPTGKELAAFAQYDATTGRTTQTSSMTQTSTTALDVVNYRYNQSGELTATDDLQDNTTHDTQCFAYDSFQRLTAAWTDTAGITGSGTAPVGAVGGCTTASVQTSAAPVKTKTVGGPAPYWQTYTYDLLGDRTGMVDHDPTGNAAADTTQSTSYPGVDGTTSIAHANQAGATTTSNPGTGTATQTPSYTDSAGKNAGNTVSRATKTTGLLATGFSLSGGGKLCVEETGSGAKVDVDTCSSSSTAQKWAISTDGTVKAGGFCLDTAGNATTSGTGVVADTCSTDATQKWRVTSTGTLVNVAKSTLCLTDPGAGATKGTQLTATTCGGKGQTWSTTTAGALPAGQTQTFTYDEEGRTATVSTPSGTTSRTSKYLYDADGNLLEQTASVGGTDKTRVLYLFGGAEQLTLDVAAKTCTALRYYSGPDGTRVTRSSSGDVTYQIANGQGTETTSVAADDLAVTRRYYDPYGNPRGAKPSTWVAADENHGFLGKPVDSVTGLDLLGARNYDPALGRFLTPDPLFQAGDPNQMGGYTYAADNPATGSDPTGFDDWYRDKDMNPCVIDCNTPSPSPAPAPTSTSSGSTNTSSAAAPSPGVTPPATPPDPNAGPDLLYSTFEDIGLAIRSLAVCEFWLTGSGPDHDQACSIAGGVVSGGGLEGSGVGALEGGAVAGEGESALVSTARGAADTDAAAAAGAGAKAVNEAASDMEDLAAMKRANAQAEAEKANGASAQPSAPQAGASGTKPEAGSPRGTTSRGEAGGKSRPSYGHQEASPAKWNPDERLARGNLLASQAAVANRTAKTADRSYVSGVHVETGELAVASSGPGPGAACALTYCAEGNVVHLLGGDWQKVRFGTAYVAVRTDTGLAPVGKYVCANCQLDYPGSSFGPGVVGRPDGAWYDEP